AAAACAGCCGGTATGATTCTGGCCCGGGTGGTACCCGGTATTTTACTGCAGAAGACAGGACGTTAGTTTTCCGGTTTTACCCAGGAGGTGCATGTGTTTATGAGATTAAAGGGTATTAAGGTGGGATTTGCTTTAACAGGCTCTCATTGTACCCTGGATGAAGTGCTGGCGGAGATGAAAAGGGTTGCTGATGAGGGTGCTATATTGTATCCTATTATTAGTGCATCTGTAGATGAAACCGATACCAGGTTTGGAGCGTCCGCCGGCTGGAAAGAACGTATTATTGAGATTACCGGGCAAAATATTATTAACAGTATTGTTGGCGCAGAGCCGGTTGGCCCGGAAAAGTCGCTGGATGTGCTGGTGGTGGCGCCGTGCACCGGAAATACTCTGGCTAAATTGGCTAACGCTATTACCGACGGTCCGGTGCTGATGGCTGTTAAAGCCCATTTACGCAACCAGCGCCCGGTGGTAATGGCTATTTCTACTAATGACGGTCTTAGTTTAAATGCCAAAAATATTGGTTTGCTTTTAAATGCTAAAAATATATATATGGTTCCGTTTGGACAGGATAATCCCACCGGCAAACCAAATTCGTTAAAGGCCAAAATGGATAAAATGGTGGATGCCATTGAACATGCTTTGCAGGGGAAGCAGATTCAACCTGTTTTAGTTGCCTACGATTAAGCTGTCTATGCCGGTGGAAGATATAGAATTGGAGGGATAAACTTTGGCTGGTTATAATGTAATTATAGTAGGAGCATCCGGAGCAGTGGGACAGGAAATGTTGCAAATCCTGGAAGAAAGAAATTTTCCGGTGAGCAAATTGAAACTTTGCGCCACCGCTCGTTCCGCCGGCAAAGAAATGATCTTTAAAGGTAAAACGTATATTGTTGAGGAGACTACGCCGACTTCTTTTGACGGGATGGAGATCGCTCTTTTTGCCGGTGGCGCGGCCAGTACGGAATTTGGCCCGCTGGCGGCTGAAAAGGGCGTGGTGGTTATTGATAACAGCAGCCATTTTCGTCTGGACCCACAGGTGCCTTTGGTTGTTCCCGAGGTTAATCCCGAGGATGTCAAGGAACATAAGGGCATTATAGCCAACCCCAACTGTTCTACTATTATCATGGTGGTACCCCTCAAAGCGATATATGATGCCGCAGGTATTAAACGGGTGGTAGTATCCACCTACCAGGCGGTAAGCGGCGCCGGAGCTGAAGGTATTACAGAATTAACTGAACATACCAGAATTGCCCTGGATGGCGGTCAGGTTGTACCATCTAAGTTTCAATATCAAATAGCTTTCAACCTGATACCACATATTGATGTATTTCAGGAGATGGATTACACTAAAGAAGAATGGAAAATGGTCAAGGAAACCCATAAAATTTTACATGATGACAATGTGGCTATAACCGCTACAACTGTGCGTGTCCCGGTTTACCGCAGCCATTCGGAGTCCATTAATATAGAAACTAATCGCAAAGTTACCGCGGACGAGGCCAAGAAAATTATGGCGGATTTTCCCGGGGTGATTGTTGTTGATAACCCGGCTAATAAGGAGTACCCCATGCCCCTTTACACATCCGGAAAGGATGAGGTGTTTGTCGGCCGCATCAGGGAAGACAATTCCCTGGAACAAGGGCTTAATATGTGGGTGGCGGCTGATCAATTGCGCAAAGGCGCGGCCACAAATGCAGTGCAAATTGCAGAGCTGGTAGTTAAATGCGGATGTCTTGGAAAGAGATAATGCGATTGCCTTGGAAAGAGGTAATGGTTGATGAAGTTCCTGGTACTTAAGTTTGGGGGTACTTCCTTGGTATCTTCCGAATTAAGGGAAAGGGTGGCGGGCAAAGTAATAGCTGCCAAAGATGAAGGTTATTCACCTGTGGTAGTGGTTTCAGCTATTGGACGACAGGGCGATCCTTATGCCACCGATACTTTGATTAACCTGGTTAAACAAGCTAACCGGGAGTTGCCGGGACGCGAGATGGATATGTTAATGTCCTGCGGTGAAATAATATCCGGTGTAATCATGGCGGCAACCCTGCAGAACACGGGTTGTCCGGCTGTTTTTATGACGGGCGCACAGGCAGGTATAACCACTGATAATAAGCATTCCGAAGCACGGATTTTAAAGGTTCAGCCGAACAATATTATTAAATATGCTCAAGAGGGTTACGTGGTAGTAGTGGCCGGTTTCCAGGGCGTGACTGAACACGGTGAAACGACCACTTTGGGCCGCGGGGGTAGTGATACCACTGCTGCTGCATTGGGTGTGGCTTTAAATGCTGTTTATGTGGATATTTACACTGATGTAGAAGGTATTATGACCGCTGATCCGCGCATTGTATCCGAAGCCAAAGCGCTCGCGGCTATCACCTATGACGAGATATGTCATCTGGCTCATGAAGGGGCCAAGGTGGTACACCCGCGGGCGGTAGAGATCGCTATGCAAAAAGGCGTTCCTTTGCGTGTTCGGTCAGCTTTCTCCGATGGGCCTGGAACACTGGTGACCAGCTCGGGTGAAGTATATAAAGGCTCTATAGATATAACCAGGGATCGTATTATTACAGGAATAACTTATATATCCGGTATAGCTCAGATAAAGGTTAATACCGGTGCCGGTGTTGAAGGTTTTAAAAAGCAACGTCGCATGTTCAGATCGCTGGCGCTGGCCGGGGTGAGCATCGACTTTATTAATATTTTACCTGAAGTAATTCTGTTCACAGTACAGGATGATATGGCTGAAAAAGCGATCGAGGTACTGGAAAACGCCGGTTATGCGGCGGAAGTAATTACCGGGTGTGCCAAGGTATCTGCGGTGGGTGCGGGCATGTCCGGAGTACCCGGGGTAATAGCGGATATAGTAGAAGCGATAACTAAAAATGATATCCAAATATTGCAGTGTAACGATTCTCATACTACTGTTTGGGTTTTGGTAAGACGTGAGGAAATGGAAAATGCCGTCAGGGCCCTGCACAAGCAATTTAAACTAGCCCATTAAGACAGGGTAGTTAACCTGGAAGGAAGGTGAAAGATACATGGGTATTGATTTCGGGCGAGTGTTAACGGCCATGGTAACACCATTGAAAAAGGATCTGACGATTGATTTTGATCAAGTTAAAAAATTGGCCCGTCACCTAGTGCAATCGGGTTCAGACGGTTTGGTCGTTTCCGGTACTACCGGTGAATCGCCTACACTGACAAAAGAAGAAAAGGTGGAACTCTTTCGCGTAGTGGTGGAAGAGGTTGGCGGTGATGCCGTGGTAATTGCCGGTACAGGCAGCAATAACACTTCTGCCAGCATTGAATTGACTCAAGCGGCGGAAAAAGTGGGTGTTGACGCTGTGATGCTGGTGGGGCCATATTATAACAAGCCTTCTCAGGAGGGACTGTATCAGCATTTTAGTACCATTGCTCAAAGTACCAATTTACCGGTGATTCTTTACAATGTACCCGGGCGAACGGCTGTTAATATATTATCCCAAACAGTCGTTCGCTTATCTGCTATTGATAATATAGTGGCTATCAAGGAGGCGTCGGGCAATCTTGACCAGGTTAGTGAATTGCGGCGCTCTTTACCGGATCATTTCGCCATTTATTGCGGGGATGATTCTTTGACACTGCCTATTCTATCTTTAGGCGGCAGGGGAGTTATCAGTGTTGCTTCACATATTATCGGTCAGCGTATTCAAGAGATGGTTAATGCTTATACCTCGGGGAACGTAACCATGGCTACCAAGATTCACTGCAGCATATTCCCTGTATTTAAGGGTATGTTTGTGACAAGCAATCCGGTACCCGTTAAAGCGGCTCTGAATATGCTGGGCTGGCAGGTGGGTCCACCCAGACTGCCGCTGGTGGAGGCCAGTCAGGAGGAAAAGGAAGCCATTAAGAAAGTGTTGTCTGATGCCAAGCTGTTGTAGAATAAAAATAATTTTAATTAATAAAAGGGAGCCTGTGGGGCTCTCTTTTGTATTTTAATTGTATTATATGGAAACTAATACTTTTGTGAGCTGTTGTTGTCTTGTTCTGCGACTTAAGATAAAGTATAATGTATTAGCGAGTTCTGAACGGACTTTATAACAAAACAAAATATTTTCCCGCCTTCTCCTAATTCTCACCAAATTATATATCTTATTAAACAAAAATTTCCACAGTATTAGGAGGTGTGGTATGGCGCGTGAACCTAAAGTATCCTTGATCCCTTTGGGGGGACTGGGGGAGATCGGCAAGAACATGATGGTGGTGAGATACGGGGAAAATATTTTGGTTATTGACTCCGGCCTGATGTTCCCTGAGGAAGATTTGCTGGGCATTGACATAGTCATTCCGGATATCACTTATCTTTTGGAGAATAAAAATCTTGTACGTGGTATTGTGCTTACGCATGGACACGAAGATCATATCGGGGCATTGCCATATGTTTTAAAGCAATTGAACGTCCCGGTATATGGTACCAGGCTTACTTTGGGGATTCTCGGCGGTAAATTGCGCGAACAACATATGCTGGACAATGTTAAGTTGAATTGCGTAAAACCGCGGGATATAGTATCGATAGGTCCTTTTAAGGTAGAGTTTATTCGAGTTTCGCACAGTATCCCCGATGCAGTGGCCCTGGCTATTGAGACGCCGGTGGGAGTTATTATACACACCGGTGACTTTAAGATCGATCAAACTCCGGTGGATGGTGAAGTAACGGATTTCTACCGGTTTGCTCAGCGAGGGGAAAAAGGTGTACTAGCTCTTTTAAGTGACAGTACTAACGTGGAAAGACCCGGGTACACTATGTCTGAACGGGTAGTGGGACAAACCTTTGATGATACATTTAGAGAGGCCCGGGAAAGGATTATTGTAGCCACCTTTGCCTCTAATGTACACAGGCTGCAGCAGGCTATTACCACGGCAAGTCGCTATAAAAGAAAAGTGGCCGTGGTGGGACGCAGTATGGTTAACGTGGTTAATATTGCCTGTGATCTGGGATATCTCAAGGTACCGGACGGATTACTGGTTGAGTTGGATGAGGCATCCAGACTACCCAGGAACCAGATTGTTTACCTTACCACCGGTAGCCAGGGGGAACCGATGAGCGCTCTAACCAGGATGGCCAGTCGTGATCATCGCCAGGTGGAAATAATGACCGGGGATACAATAATAATTTCTGCTACCCCTATACCTGGTAATGAAAAACTGGTGGCCAGAGTTATCGACCAGCTTTTTAAGCTGGGTGCCAATGTTATTTATGAGGCGGTTTCGGGTATTCATGTCAGCGGTCACCCCAGCCAGGAGGAATTAAAACTAATGATGAACCTGGTTAAGCCCAAGTTTTTTATGCCGGTGCACGGTGAGTGCCGTATGCTGGTAAAGCACGCTCGACTGGCTCGGGATCTGGGTATTCCTGAATCTAATATTTTCGTTGGTGAAAACGGTCAAGTGTTGGAGCTTACCAAGCGCAGCGGTCGCTTTGCCGGGCGGGTTACCTCCGGGCGAGTGCTGGTGGACGGCCTGGGTGTAGGTGATGTAGGTAACATTGTTTTGCGTGATCGTCGTCAGCTGTCCCAGGATGGTATTCTAATTGTTGTTATGACAATTAGTCGTGAATCCGGTTTAATAGTATCCGGGCCGGATATTGTATCACGGGGGTTTGTATATGTCCGGGAATCCGAACAATTAATGGATCAGGCCAAGGAAAAAGTGAAGTTAGCGTTAGAGAAATGTTATGCTCGGAAGATATTGGAATGGGCATCGATTAAGTCTCAAGTAAGAGATGATTTAAGCAAATTTCTATTTGAAAAAACAAGGAGAAGGCCCATGATTCTACCCATCATCATGGAAGTATAATTACTTGCCAAAAATACACAGGTGTAAGCCTGTGTATTTTTTTGCATTATTTATACATACTAAAAGGGAATTTCCAGATTAACAGCAGAACGGAGAGGATATCTAATGTCTTATTATCAATCTTTTGATGAGGTACCCGGCATATTCCCTTATCATCCGCCGTCTCAGCCCGGACCCGAAACCGATCCGCACCGGCCCGAGAACCCCAACAGCGATCCAAATACCGAAAGGACCAGGGTAACCGGCAAACCCAAGAATACCATGGAAACGGTTAAGGAAATGGGCGCAATTCAGGTGCCTGAAATAAAGAGCAATATTCATTGTTTAACTATTGTTGGCCAAATAGAAGGCCATTTAGTCCTTCCACCGCAGAATAAGACCACTAAATATGAACATATGATACCCCAGTTGGTAGCGTTGGAACAAAGCCCGGAGGTGGAAGGAATTGTAGTTGTTTTAAATACCGTGGGCGGTGATGTGGAGGCGGGCCTGGCTATTGCCGAAATGATCTCCAGTTTATCCAAACCAACCGTATCCGTGGTGCTCGGCGGAGGGCACAGTATCGGCGTGCCTATAGCGGTATCCACAGATTATTCTTTTATTGCGGAAACAGCCAGTATGACCATTCACCCCATCCGCTTAAACGGGTTGGTTATTGGTGTTCCCCAGACCTATGAGTACCTGGATAAAATGCAGGACCGGGTAGTGCGCTTTGTTACCGCACATTCGCATATTACTCAGGATAAATTTAGGGAACTTATGTTCCGCACAGGGGAGCTGGCCCGCGACATTGGTACTGTTTTAATCGGATATGATGCGGTGGAATGTGGTTTAATTGATGAGGTGGGCGGAGTGCATCAAGCGATGGATAAGCTAAAAAGCTTAGTTGAGGAATGGAAGACCAGAAACGAGGTGCCCCTGCAATGATCCTTTATACGCCAATGCAATTGGAACTTGTGCTGGCCGGGTTGGATCAAATGACTCATTACCCGGAGAGAAAAGCTACTGTTAATGGAGTGCCGGCGCTGGTACGCAACGTGGGAGGCAAGGAGGAATTAGTGCAGCTTCTGAGTACCGACCCCAAAGACTATTTGCGTACGGATCTATACCCGGGGGCCCCGGTAATACAGAGTCGTTAAATCAGTAACAAACCAAATATATCCTAAGCTTTATATATTAAGCTGTGGTGTTTATCTTGCGGGTGAATGCCACAGCTTTTTAAAACAAACATACATTTATTTGGCTGTCAAGTTTGTCCCTGTGGTATAATTATGCTGTTTACTTAACAGGGTGGTGGTAATTTGGATTTATTTCAAGCTGTAGTACTGGGTATTGTACAGGGATTGGGTGAATTTTTGCCGATTTCCAGTTCGGCTCACTTGGTATTGGTTCCCTGGCTAGCTGGTTGGCCATATGCCGGATTAACTTTTGATGTTGCTTTGCATGTGGGCACTCTTTTTGCGGTGATAGCTTTTTTCTGGCGGGACTGGCTGTTTTTAATCGCAGATGGGCTGCGCGCAAAAAAAACCATTGAAGGAAAGTTATTTTGGTATATAGTAATTGGTACTATACCCGGTGCGCTGGTGGGATATCTGCTCGAAGATCAGGCAGAAACAATTTTTCGCCAACCTTTACTGATCGGCATATTGCTAATGATCATGGGCGTTATTTTGCACTTTGTCGATACCCGGGCGTTGGCCATTAAAAGGCTGGAAGAAGTAGGTTTAAAAGAAGGGCTAATGATTGGTATATCTCAGGCTCTGGCTATTTTACCCGGTGTTTCTCGCTCGGGCATTACTATGACCGCAGGCCGGCTAATGGGTTTGACCCGTGAGACATCAGCTCGCTTTTCTTTTCTTTTATCCACGCCTATTGTAGCCGGTGCGGGATTAAAAAAGTTAACCGAAGTGTCCCCCGGTGATATTAACACGGCCTTTTTGGTTGGGGTGGCGGTTTCAGCATTGGTAGGCTTTTTGTCTATTAAATTTTTGCTGAACTATCTGGCCCGGCGCAGTTATTCTATTTTTGTCTGGTACCGCTTATTGTTGGGGGCAGTGGTTATTATTGTGTATTTTATTAGATAATACAGATATTGACAGTAATCGTTGCATAGCCCTGGTGACGAGTAAAAGGCATTTTTATTTATTCCAGAAATCAAATATACCGGTATGCAAACAAGGTACATCTAACGGCTTTTGGAGAAGAGTGGCCGTTAGATGTTTTTTTGTGTAGCCGGTGGAATTAATTTTTGCCGCCTTGGAAGGAATTATATGTAAAATATGGAATAACATATTTACAAAGCAAAGGTGGGATAAAAATGTCGGATGAATTAAAATATGAAATTACGGGAATTACTTTACTGGCTATGGCCATGCTGGTATTGCTAAGTATTATTAATCCTGCGGTTGGCCTGGTGGGAAGCTTTATAAACGCTTCACTCATGCGCCTGGCAGGTGAGGGAAGATTTTTATTTCCTGTTTTGCTGGCGGTGGCCGGATATAAAATGTTGCAACGAAAAAGAAAGGCTAAAAAAGCTGTCAATTTACATGGTGCGGTAATTATAGCTGTGGTTGTGCTGACCCTGCTGCACTTTTCCATTCCGGCCGATTATATTATTAAGGCCGGCTGGCAGGGGGACGGCGGCGGTATTATTGGCGGGTTTACCTATTTTATGTTAATTAAGTCATTTGGCAGACCGGGGGTTTACATTATATTGGCTACTATGTTAATTGTCGGCTTGTTGCTTTCCACCAATCAATCTATAGCAGCGGTATTTAAAAGTATAACCGACAAAATAGGTCAGATTCTAAAAAAAACGATACGCATGGTGGATGATTTTCTGTTTTTTAGGGATGATGAAACTAAAGATGAGCGAGATGTATATCCCGTAATTATTGATCGTTGTTATACAGACGAATTAACAGCTAATGATACTTGTCATGAGGATTACCCGTACGGCGCTTTGGACGATAGCCGGGGGTGCGGTGCAGTGCTGACTAAAGGACCAGAAGATAAGAAGTCCAATATTCTTTATTACCGACCTTTAAAGGAAACTGTTGATCGTGGAAAGCCGGATACCGATAAAAGAGTGGAAGAAAATGAACAGGCAAATAATAAATTATCATCCGGATGTGCGGAGTATGAAGACGAGGGGATTTCAGCCAATGTGAAAAATTACCTTTTGCCTCCGGTTTCCCTGCTGGCCAAGCTGCCTCGTGGCAAAGTAAGCAGGGATAACCGTGATATTAGTGCTAATGTTAAGGTGCTCGAGGAAACACTGGGCAGTTTTGGGATTAAGGCCAGGGTTACCCAGGTATCCAGGGGTCCGGCGATAACCAGATACGAGATACAACCGCCCCCCGGGGTGAAGGTTAGCCGGATTGTTGGCTTATCTGATGACATTGCTCTGAGTATGGCGGCATCCGATGTGCGTATTGAGGCACCCGTGCCGGGCAAGCCGGTGGTGGGCATTGAAGTGCCCAACAGGGAAATCGCCACGGTTTTTTTGCGCGAGCTGGTGGAGTCGGCGGAGTATCAAAGATCACCTTCGTGTCTCACCATTGCTTTAGGAAAGGATATCGCGGGTCAGCCCGTATTAGACGACCTGGCCCGTATGCCGCACTTGCTTATTGCCGGGGCGACCGGGGCGGGAAAAAGCGTTTGCCTAAACACATTGATTGCCGGCTTTTTGTTTAAATCGACCCCTGATCAGGTGAAATTAATGATTATTGATCCCAAAATGGTTGAATTGGCTGCGTTTAACGGTATCCCGCATCTGGTCTCTCCGGTAGTCACCGATCCCAAAAAAGCGGCTACATCATTACGCTGGGCAGTTAAGGAGATGGAATATCGTTATGATTTATTTGCCGGCTGCGGGGTGCGGGATATTGCCCGGTATAATAAGTTGATGTTGCAGCAAAATAAAGCACAGCTGCCGCTATTGGTGATTATTATTGACGAACTGGCGGATTTAATGATGGTAGCTCCTGCGGACGTGGAAGATGCCATATGCCGATTGGCTCAAATGGCCAGGGCGGCGGGTATTCATCTGGTAGTGGCTACTCAGCGGCCATCGGTGGATATTATTACCGGTCTGATTAAAGCTAATATACCCTCCCGGATCAGCTTTGCGGTTTCATCACAAATAGATTCCCGGACTATTTTGGATATGGGTGGAGCGGAAAAATTGTTGGGCCGGGGTGATATGCTGTTTTGCCCCGTGGGGGCGGGTAAACCGATTAGAGTCCAGGGGGCCTACTTATCGGATCGGGAAGTGGAATTGCTGGTACGGCATTGGAAACAGCAATCAGAGCCGGAATATGATGCCAGTATTGCTAATGAAGTGGGTCAGATTGATAAGGAACCGGAAATTCGTGATGATATGCTGCCTCAGGCGGCAAAGATTTTTGTAGAGACCGGTCATGCCTCTATATCATTGCTGCAGCGGCGCCTCCATATTGGCTATGCCCGGGCTGCCAGGCTAATGGATATATTGGAGAAAAAAGGGTACGTGGGCGGTTACGAAGGAAGCAAGCCTCGGGCGGTGTTAATTACA
This genomic interval from Desulfoscipio sp. XC116 contains the following:
- the dapG gene encoding aspartate kinase, whose protein sequence is MKFLVLKFGGTSLVSSELRERVAGKVIAAKDEGYSPVVVVSAIGRQGDPYATDTLINLVKQANRELPGREMDMLMSCGEIISGVIMAATLQNTGCPAVFMTGAQAGITTDNKHSEARILKVQPNNIIKYAQEGYVVVVAGFQGVTEHGETTTLGRGGSDTTAAALGVALNAVYVDIYTDVEGIMTADPRIVSEAKALAAITYDEICHLAHEGAKVVHPRAVEIAMQKGVPLRVRSAFSDGPGTLVTSSGEVYKGSIDITRDRIITGITYISGIAQIKVNTGAGVEGFKKQRRMFRSLALAGVSIDFINILPEVILFTVQDDMAEKAIEVLENAGYAAEVITGCAKVSAVGAGMSGVPGVIADIVEAITKNDIQILQCNDSHTTVWVLVRREEMENAVRALHKQFKLAH
- a CDS encoding ribonuclease J; amino-acid sequence: MAREPKVSLIPLGGLGEIGKNMMVVRYGENILVIDSGLMFPEEDLLGIDIVIPDITYLLENKNLVRGIVLTHGHEDHIGALPYVLKQLNVPVYGTRLTLGILGGKLREQHMLDNVKLNCVKPRDIVSIGPFKVEFIRVSHSIPDAVALAIETPVGVIIHTGDFKIDQTPVDGEVTDFYRFAQRGEKGVLALLSDSTNVERPGYTMSERVVGQTFDDTFREARERIIVATFASNVHRLQQAITTASRYKRKVAVVGRSMVNVVNIACDLGYLKVPDGLLVELDEASRLPRNQIVYLTTGSQGEPMSALTRMASRDHRQVEIMTGDTIIISATPIPGNEKLVARVIDQLFKLGANVIYEAVSGIHVSGHPSQEELKLMMNLVKPKFFMPVHGECRMLVKHARLARDLGIPESNIFVGENGQVLELTKRSGRFAGRVTSGRVLVDGLGVGDVGNIVLRDRRQLSQDGILIVVMTISRESGLIVSGPDIVSRGFVYVRESEQLMDQAKEKVKLALEKCYARKILEWASIKSQVRDDLSKFLFEKTRRRPMILPIIMEV
- a CDS encoding YlzJ-like family protein, producing MILYTPMQLELVLAGLDQMTHYPERKATVNGVPALVRNVGGKEELVQLLSTDPKDYLRTDLYPGAPVIQSR
- a CDS encoding dipicolinate synthase subunit B, translating into MRLKGIKVGFALTGSHCTLDEVLAEMKRVADEGAILYPIISASVDETDTRFGASAGWKERIIEITGQNIINSIVGAEPVGPEKSLDVLVVAPCTGNTLAKLANAITDGPVLMAVKAHLRNQRPVVMAISTNDGLSLNAKNIGLLLNAKNIYMVPFGQDNPTGKPNSLKAKMDKMVDAIEHALQGKQIQPVLVAYD
- a CDS encoding aspartate-semialdehyde dehydrogenase — translated: MAGYNVIIVGASGAVGQEMLQILEERNFPVSKLKLCATARSAGKEMIFKGKTYIVEETTPTSFDGMEIALFAGGAASTEFGPLAAEKGVVVIDNSSHFRLDPQVPLVVPEVNPEDVKEHKGIIANPNCSTIIMVVPLKAIYDAAGIKRVVVSTYQAVSGAGAEGITELTEHTRIALDGGQVVPSKFQYQIAFNLIPHIDVFQEMDYTKEEWKMVKETHKILHDDNVAITATTVRVPVYRSHSESINIETNRKVTADEAKKIMADFPGVIVVDNPANKEYPMPLYTSGKDEVFVGRIREDNSLEQGLNMWVAADQLRKGAATNAVQIAELVVKCGCLGKR
- a CDS encoding DNA translocase FtsK 4TM domain-containing protein produces the protein MSDELKYEITGITLLAMAMLVLLSIINPAVGLVGSFINASLMRLAGEGRFLFPVLLAVAGYKMLQRKRKAKKAVNLHGAVIIAVVVLTLLHFSIPADYIIKAGWQGDGGGIIGGFTYFMLIKSFGRPGVYIILATMLIVGLLLSTNQSIAAVFKSITDKIGQILKKTIRMVDDFLFFRDDETKDERDVYPVIIDRCYTDELTANDTCHEDYPYGALDDSRGCGAVLTKGPEDKKSNILYYRPLKETVDRGKPDTDKRVEENEQANNKLSSGCAEYEDEGISANVKNYLLPPVSLLAKLPRGKVSRDNRDISANVKVLEETLGSFGIKARVTQVSRGPAITRYEIQPPPGVKVSRIVGLSDDIALSMAASDVRIEAPVPGKPVVGIEVPNREIATVFLRELVESAEYQRSPSCLTIALGKDIAGQPVLDDLARMPHLLIAGATGAGKSVCLNTLIAGFLFKSTPDQVKLMIIDPKMVELAAFNGIPHLVSPVVTDPKKAATSLRWAVKEMEYRYDLFAGCGVRDIARYNKLMLQQNKAQLPLLVIIIDELADLMMVAPADVEDAICRLAQMARAAGIHLVVATQRPSVDIITGLIKANIPSRISFAVSSQIDSRTILDMGGAEKLLGRGDMLFCPVGAGKPIRVQGAYLSDREVELLVRHWKQQSEPEYDASIANEVGQIDKEPEIRDDMLPQAAKIFVETGHASISLLQRRLHIGYARAARLMDILEKKGYVGGYEGSKPRAVLITSDEYNSHFYDVPGSQVGNNK
- a CDS encoding ATP-dependent Clp protease proteolytic subunit, with the protein product MSYYQSFDEVPGIFPYHPPSQPGPETDPHRPENPNSDPNTERTRVTGKPKNTMETVKEMGAIQVPEIKSNIHCLTIVGQIEGHLVLPPQNKTTKYEHMIPQLVALEQSPEVEGIVVVLNTVGGDVEAGLAIAEMISSLSKPTVSVVLGGGHSIGVPIAVSTDYSFIAETASMTIHPIRLNGLVIGVPQTYEYLDKMQDRVVRFVTAHSHITQDKFRELMFRTGELARDIGTVLIGYDAVECGLIDEVGGVHQAMDKLKSLVEEWKTRNEVPLQ
- a CDS encoding undecaprenyl-diphosphate phosphatase, which encodes MDLFQAVVLGIVQGLGEFLPISSSAHLVLVPWLAGWPYAGLTFDVALHVGTLFAVIAFFWRDWLFLIADGLRAKKTIEGKLFWYIVIGTIPGALVGYLLEDQAETIFRQPLLIGILLMIMGVILHFVDTRALAIKRLEEVGLKEGLMIGISQALAILPGVSRSGITMTAGRLMGLTRETSARFSFLLSTPIVAGAGLKKLTEVSPGDINTAFLVGVAVSALVGFLSIKFLLNYLARRSYSIFVWYRLLLGAVVIIVYFIR
- the dapA gene encoding 4-hydroxy-tetrahydrodipicolinate synthase, translating into MGIDFGRVLTAMVTPLKKDLTIDFDQVKKLARHLVQSGSDGLVVSGTTGESPTLTKEEKVELFRVVVEEVGGDAVVIAGTGSNNTSASIELTQAAEKVGVDAVMLVGPYYNKPSQEGLYQHFSTIAQSTNLPVILYNVPGRTAVNILSQTVVRLSAIDNIVAIKEASGNLDQVSELRRSLPDHFAIYCGDDSLTLPILSLGGRGVISVASHIIGQRIQEMVNAYTSGNVTMATKIHCSIFPVFKGMFVTSNPVPVKAALNMLGWQVGPPRLPLVEASQEEKEAIKKVLSDAKLL